In Lysinibacillus sp. FSL M8-0337, the following proteins share a genomic window:
- a CDS encoding collagen binding domain-containing protein: MKKLNLAIITLLLVFQTVLSPISVFAEDTEPAVPPAVEAGNDETTSNSPETGNPDATVPTPGETDNPDATVPTPGETGNPDATVPTPGEVDGTDANTGGTDNSTVTPPDESDKVDGAEGEEKPSEEATDATTPEIAPMNIAPFALTAGDMQGNVSGVSAGIRLTGPTGEVIENSSQIPADAAPKKGDTVYLNYVFEVKPTQGYGVGSTFTFDLPQYMIEQVGNSFSGSKTTEYATYSYSYSAGKILVTLESEIEDGVDGEIEFDFMAKFGNFQDESKLEQELVMPVLGKADITLPFIFQPTGSGEPITKSSGAITREADGAEIDWTVWVNTEGKPIVSGATVDDTPDANHAFIAGSLVVEKYPIGLNGINKSNPGTPVSYNSGSTAFPVNLDAGGFAYKLTYKTKVTADPTSSNMQYKNTAEFTNNGVTKASPGQVNIPYGPALLKTITSNNKYEASWEIKYNWLGEDLSKKSSQSLTDTIPANNNGAKHNIQYDANFQVYRVTLNDDGQTAASETLLTKDTDYALSDDTAQGFTIDFSKDVAANPRAAYLIKYNTEFDQEFVTDANAGSITNTVKRLDDDSSKSDTVSIVSNIFSKERGAIDYVNKTITWKLTINAEKPLTNFVIADTISTKNASGKTLKHKLTSWDGSSKIFHVTNSSAPTINNGGEIGDEAFTMTFASIPSGTVTIEYKTKFDIESNGGVAQSYDNVADATWDGQTSTNNKAQKNASYKPSATSPTGKNGYKDNAIVDNSKQEFSWKIGININKQNIEGAVLIDTLGTGHHIIVPDGQSLKDAITVNLLKLGVNDERGTKDAPLDPTKWDVKSVTQDAQGNVTSYELTFTGLTAAENNEAYLIEYKSKDSDDVYGNGSTDARKYTNSAVLDTPDNGKYSYDAIATITDKANKLITKTAIPQPTSDTIEWTVTINESNSKLGNITLTDTPSANQKLLTNTFTKQEIKLNATGKSQNVGTAITISPSDIQVQPDGTFTLDLGNVDGKGYIIKYKTYFMGDPNEGENVSNNASINYAGATSAGTSATGGDKKLFKYSTSDTNASAKKGTFKIKKQGVNPNTGATTTLDGVEFKLLNRDGSITLAEGSTVDGELTFENLRYGIYKLEETKPAGYKAVSTVEVRFNDSNNFEVTKKPYTIVNVENIAPPANACKEFELTIKDLDGSAIADQNVTLKDANGTVKYTGATTNGVVKVPNTVLAGQYDVYDANDTKIGNVTVKYTDGCKDEIAPIPACPAFTITLNEKKAGVDVPRAGVTVTLKDSTGSEIVTVTTDKDGKFTVPSIQDANGVKAGEYYLYEGNQFLSKVNISYKGNCETAITQAPKCETFKLTVKDVDGNLVADGTSVTVKDTDDKIVATKPTTNGVLELTNLQPGIYKVEVNGKENGSFQSNVDCEATVQPAPSCPIFTLTVKDENGNVRPNVSNIMIKDKNGATIASNKTTDALGQVTMPSQDIPSGDYSVYQGDLFIGQITVQYSVNCHAEIVAAPTCPSFTLTVQTAFGTPLANATVTVKDVKGNTIKDANGNDKLTTTVAGTIVLPDKAIQQGTYNVYEGSRLIGSFVVKDTCSALVKPSLPGDNGGGGGGGSTPPEPGKPVEPNKPTPEPGKPVDPNKPTPEPGKPVDPNKPTPEPGKPVDPNKPTPEPGKPVDPNKPTPEPEQPVNPENPSTNTEEPSNPTNPSTDSKDPTAPGKTETSKPSVQDVIDQGKNLPSINPSTANKDTLDAYKDFINNYNQLSKAEQEEIAKSLDIDKIKADAKRLETQLQAQGKLPQTDGANQTALTLTGVALVLGALFFLRRRKAEMK, translated from the coding sequence ATGAAAAAATTAAATTTAGCAATCATTACATTATTGCTAGTGTTCCAAACGGTACTGTCGCCGATTTCCGTATTTGCGGAAGATACGGAGCCTGCTGTACCTCCAGCAGTTGAAGCCGGAAATGATGAAACTACTTCTAATTCGCCGGAAACAGGCAATCCAGATGCAACGGTGCCGACACCTGGGGAAACAGACAATCCAGATGCAACAGTGCCGACACCTGGGGAAACAGGTAATCCAGATGCAACAGTGCCAACACCTGGGGAAGTTGATGGGACTGATGCTAATACGGGGGGCACGGACAATTCAACTGTGACACCACCGGATGAGTCTGACAAAGTTGACGGAGCTGAAGGTGAAGAAAAGCCAAGTGAAGAGGCGACTGACGCAACGACACCGGAAATAGCACCTATGAACATAGCACCATTCGCGTTAACTGCTGGTGATATGCAAGGTAATGTAAGTGGTGTATCTGCGGGTATTCGACTAACTGGTCCAACAGGCGAGGTAATCGAGAACTCATCACAAATTCCAGCAGACGCTGCACCCAAAAAAGGTGACACAGTTTATTTAAACTATGTGTTTGAAGTGAAACCTACGCAAGGCTATGGTGTAGGTTCAACATTTACGTTTGATTTACCACAATATATGATTGAGCAAGTAGGTAACTCATTTTCAGGTTCGAAAACTACAGAATATGCTACTTATTCGTATAGCTATTCTGCTGGTAAAATACTCGTAACATTAGAGAGTGAGATTGAAGATGGCGTCGATGGAGAGATTGAATTTGATTTTATGGCCAAGTTTGGCAATTTCCAAGACGAGTCTAAACTTGAGCAAGAATTAGTAATGCCTGTGTTAGGCAAAGCGGATATTACGTTACCGTTCATATTTCAGCCTACTGGTAGTGGCGAACCAATCACTAAATCATCTGGTGCAATTACACGTGAAGCGGATGGCGCTGAAATTGATTGGACAGTCTGGGTCAACACAGAAGGTAAACCAATTGTTTCAGGTGCTACAGTAGACGATACGCCAGATGCCAATCATGCATTTATAGCAGGTAGTTTAGTAGTTGAGAAATATCCAATCGGTTTAAATGGTATTAACAAAAGTAATCCAGGAACGCCAGTAAGTTATAACAGTGGTTCAACAGCATTCCCTGTCAATTTGGATGCGGGAGGTTTTGCATACAAACTAACGTATAAAACGAAAGTTACAGCAGATCCAACAAGCTCCAATATGCAGTACAAGAACACTGCAGAATTCACGAATAATGGCGTTACTAAGGCAAGTCCAGGACAAGTAAATATCCCGTATGGACCAGCTTTACTAAAAACTATCACGTCGAATAATAAATACGAAGCATCTTGGGAAATTAAGTACAACTGGTTAGGAGAAGATCTTAGCAAAAAATCTTCCCAATCATTAACTGATACCATTCCAGCAAACAATAATGGGGCAAAGCACAATATACAATATGATGCTAATTTCCAAGTGTATCGTGTAACGTTAAATGATGATGGTCAAACAGCAGCGTCAGAAACACTGTTAACGAAAGATACAGATTATGCATTAAGTGATGATACTGCGCAAGGATTTACTATTGATTTTTCTAAAGATGTTGCTGCTAATCCGCGTGCAGCTTATTTGATTAAGTATAATACAGAGTTTGATCAAGAATTTGTCACAGATGCAAATGCAGGAAGTATCACCAATACTGTAAAGCGTTTAGATGATGATAGTTCAAAATCAGATACTGTAAGCATTGTATCGAATATCTTTAGCAAAGAGCGTGGCGCAATTGACTATGTCAACAAAACAATTACATGGAAACTAACAATTAACGCTGAAAAACCATTAACAAACTTTGTCATTGCAGATACTATTTCAACGAAAAATGCGAGCGGTAAAACGTTAAAGCATAAGTTAACATCGTGGGATGGTTCGAGTAAAATATTCCATGTTACAAATAGTAGTGCACCAACAATTAATAATGGGGGAGAAATCGGAGACGAAGCATTTACAATGACATTCGCATCGATCCCTTCAGGAACTGTAACAATTGAATACAAAACAAAGTTTGATATTGAATCAAACGGTGGCGTGGCACAAAGCTATGACAATGTAGCAGATGCTACGTGGGATGGTCAAACAAGTACAAATAATAAAGCACAAAAAAATGCTAGCTATAAACCATCCGCAACATCGCCTACAGGTAAAAATGGTTATAAAGACAATGCAATTGTCGATAATAGCAAACAAGAATTTTCTTGGAAAATTGGTATTAACATCAATAAGCAAAACATCGAAGGTGCCGTACTAATAGATACATTAGGTACAGGACACCATATTATTGTGCCAGATGGTCAAAGTTTAAAAGATGCTATTACTGTAAATCTTTTAAAATTAGGTGTGAACGATGAAAGAGGCACAAAAGATGCGCCACTAGATCCTACTAAATGGGATGTGAAATCTGTTACACAAGATGCCCAAGGCAATGTAACAAGTTATGAACTGACATTTACAGGGTTAACGGCTGCAGAAAATAATGAAGCGTACTTGATAGAGTACAAATCAAAAGATTCAGATGATGTTTACGGAAATGGAAGTACAGATGCTCGAAAATATACGAATAGTGCCGTTTTAGACACTCCAGATAATGGTAAATATTCGTATGATGCAATCGCAACGATTACAGATAAAGCGAACAAGTTAATTACTAAGACAGCTATTCCACAACCAACATCAGATACGATTGAATGGACAGTAACGATTAACGAATCCAACTCAAAGCTAGGTAATATTACGTTAACGGATACGCCTTCAGCTAACCAAAAGCTATTAACAAACACATTTACAAAGCAAGAAATTAAGTTAAATGCCACAGGAAAATCACAAAACGTTGGTACAGCAATTACGATTAGTCCTAGCGATATTCAAGTACAGCCAGATGGTACCTTTACATTAGATTTAGGAAATGTCGATGGTAAGGGCTATATTATTAAATACAAAACGTACTTTATGGGTGACCCGAATGAGGGTGAAAATGTATCTAATAATGCATCCATTAACTATGCAGGTGCTACTTCCGCAGGTACATCCGCTACAGGTGGAGATAAGAAGTTATTTAAGTACAGTACATCTGATACAAATGCTTCAGCTAAAAAGGGTACGTTTAAAATTAAGAAACAAGGTGTAAATCCGAATACAGGTGCAACAACAACACTTGATGGCGTAGAATTTAAGTTATTAAACCGTGATGGATCCATTACCTTAGCAGAAGGGTCGACAGTTGATGGTGAACTGACATTCGAAAATTTACGCTACGGTATTTATAAACTAGAAGAAACAAAACCTGCAGGCTATAAAGCAGTTTCAACAGTTGAAGTAAGGTTTAATGATAGCAACAACTTCGAGGTTACAAAGAAACCTTATACAATTGTTAACGTTGAAAATATTGCACCACCAGCAAATGCGTGTAAAGAATTTGAATTAACAATTAAAGATCTAGATGGTTCTGCTATAGCTGATCAAAATGTAACATTGAAAGATGCGAACGGTACAGTGAAATACACGGGTGCAACTACTAATGGTGTTGTAAAAGTGCCGAACACTGTATTAGCAGGACAATACGATGTTTATGATGCAAATGATACAAAAATTGGAAATGTAACTGTGAAATATACAGATGGCTGTAAAGATGAAATTGCGCCAATACCAGCTTGTCCAGCATTTACAATTACATTAAATGAGAAAAAAGCTGGAGTTGATGTACCTCGTGCAGGAGTAACTGTCACGTTGAAAGATTCAACGGGTAGCGAAATTGTAACTGTAACAACTGATAAAGATGGTAAGTTTACAGTTCCGTCAATTCAAGATGCAAATGGTGTTAAAGCAGGAGAATACTATTTATATGAGGGCAATCAATTTTTAAGTAAAGTTAATATCTCATACAAAGGGAATTGTGAAACTGCGATTACACAAGCACCAAAATGTGAAACGTTTAAACTAACTGTTAAGGATGTTGATGGCAACTTAGTTGCAGACGGTACTTCTGTAACAGTGAAAGATACAGATGATAAAATTGTTGCGACAAAACCGACAACGAATGGTGTGCTGGAATTAACAAATCTGCAACCAGGTATTTATAAAGTTGAAGTCAATGGCAAAGAAAATGGTAGCTTCCAATCGAATGTTGACTGTGAAGCAACAGTGCAACCAGCACCTTCTTGTCCAATCTTTACATTAACGGTGAAAGATGAAAATGGTAATGTTCGCCCGAATGTAAGTAATATTATGATTAAAGATAAAAATGGCGCAACAATTGCTTCAAACAAAACAACAGATGCATTAGGTCAAGTGACGATGCCATCTCAAGATATTCCTTCTGGGGACTATAGCGTGTATCAAGGCGACCTATTTATTGGTCAAATTACAGTTCAATATTCCGTTAATTGTCATGCAGAAATTGTAGCAGCACCTACATGTCCTTCGTTTACATTGACTGTACAAACTGCATTTGGTACGCCTCTTGCAAATGCGACAGTCACTGTGAAAGATGTGAAAGGAAATACGATTAAAGATGCGAATGGTAACGACAAGTTAACAACGACTGTTGCTGGAACAATTGTTTTACCAGATAAAGCAATTCAACAAGGAACGTATAATGTATACGAAGGAAGTCGTTTAATTGGCTCATTCGTTGTAAAAGATACATGTTCTGCACTTGTAAAACCGTCATTACCAGGTGATAACGGTGGAGGCGGTGGCGGTGGTTCAACACCACCAGAACCAGGTAAACCGGTGGAACCAAATAAACCAACACCAGAACCAGGAAAACCGGTAGATCCGAACAAGCCAACACCAGAACCAGGCAAGCCGGTGGATCCGAACAAGCCAACACCAGAACCAGGCAAGCCGGTGGATCCGAACAAGCCGACACCAGAACCAGGCAAGCCGGTGGATCCGAACAAGCCAACACCAGAACCAGAACAACCGGTGAATCCTGAAAATCCATCAACAAATACAGAAGAGCCAAGTAATCCAACGAATCCATCAACAGATTCAAAAGATCCAACAGCTCCTGGAAAAACAGAAACGTCTAAACCATCTGTACAAGATGTGATTGATCAAGGGAAAAACTTGCCGTCAATCAATCCTTCTACTGCAAATAAAGATACGCTAGATGCGTATAAAGATTTCATCAACAACTATAATCAATTATCAAAAGCAGAGCAGGAAGAAATTGCAAAATCACTTGATATTGATAAAATCAAAGCAGATGCAAAACGTTTAGAAACACAATTACAGGCACAAGGTAAGTTGCCTCAAACAGATGGAGCCAACCAAACAGCTCTTACACTAACGGGTGTAGCGCTTGTTTTAGGCGCATTGTTCTTCTTGCGTCGTCGTAAGGCAGAAATGAAATAA
- a CDS encoding class A sortase produces MNKFKIAVLICLLIIGLLLIFINPIQNAVIAHLSQQLNTTDYSAEDIEKNNQATADFAFEDVQSLSIAEVLKAQTQLDNLPVIGSIAIPTVELSLPIIKGVGNASLAVGAGTMKANQTLGQGNYALAGHYFENKDILFSPLYNANIGDAIYVTDLTTIYEYKLTTKKVIAATDVYVIDDIPNQTILTLITCADNGTKRLAIHADFVEQYPLNDAPAKLSEAF; encoded by the coding sequence ATGAACAAGTTTAAAATAGCAGTACTTATTTGTTTATTGATAATCGGTCTACTACTTATTTTTATTAATCCTATTCAAAATGCAGTTATTGCGCACTTAAGTCAACAATTAAATACGACCGATTACAGTGCTGAAGATATCGAAAAGAACAATCAAGCGACAGCAGATTTTGCATTTGAAGATGTTCAATCCCTGTCTATAGCTGAAGTTTTAAAAGCACAGACACAGCTGGATAACTTACCGGTCATCGGCAGTATTGCCATACCGACTGTAGAGCTATCTCTTCCTATAATTAAAGGCGTCGGGAATGCCTCCCTTGCTGTTGGCGCAGGCACGATGAAGGCAAACCAAACGTTGGGGCAAGGTAATTACGCCTTAGCAGGTCATTATTTTGAAAATAAAGATATATTATTTAGTCCATTGTATAATGCAAATATTGGTGATGCGATTTACGTAACGGATTTAACAACTATTTATGAGTACAAATTAACAACTAAAAAAGTGATTGCAGCAACAGATGTCTATGTCATTGACGATATCCCAAATCAAACTATTTTAACCCTTATTACATGTGCAGATAATGGCACAAAACGCCTGGCTATCCATGCAGATTTCGTGGAGCAATATCCTTTAAACGATGCACCTGCCAAGCTATCAGAAGCTTTTTAG
- a CDS encoding 2-hydroxymuconate tautomerase, with product MPYVTVKMIEGRTEEQKRALVKEVTEAVSRTVNAPVENVTVFIEEMSKNHYGVAGVRFSDK from the coding sequence ATGCCATATGTAACAGTAAAAATGATTGAAGGCCGTACCGAGGAGCAAAAACGCGCACTAGTAAAAGAAGTAACAGAAGCCGTTTCACGTACAGTAAACGCACCCGTTGAAAACGTAACAGTTTTCATTGAGGAAATGTCCAAAAACCATTATGGTGTGGCAGGCGTCCGCTTCAGCGATAAATAA
- a CDS encoding YwhD family protein has protein sequence MANEEKPKQKMGFTIIKNDPTDGHKGFGIGSLSLENVSPVIIDIEEGKASVEIGAMHARSDVERGIKFTTDRADSEGGKPYWLVWVTIDHKADGPYYAGVTACEMVVNREKRRGYKILADHVNKMDKSMKRQIIVDHMDEASKKVLASFLEELNPELWMRSEEQLRQDLFV, from the coding sequence ATGGCAAATGAAGAGAAACCAAAACAAAAAATGGGCTTTACCATTATAAAAAATGACCCGACAGACGGCCATAAAGGATTCGGTATTGGTTCGCTTTCACTTGAAAACGTGTCACCAGTCATTATTGATATAGAGGAAGGTAAAGCTTCAGTTGAAATTGGGGCGATGCATGCACGTAGCGATGTAGAACGGGGCATTAAATTTACGACAGATCGTGCTGATTCAGAAGGTGGGAAGCCTTACTGGTTGGTTTGGGTAACGATTGACCATAAAGCGGATGGACCTTACTATGCTGGTGTAACAGCTTGTGAAATGGTAGTAAATCGTGAAAAACGCCGTGGATATAAAATTTTGGCAGATCACGTTAATAAAATGGATAAGTCGATGAAACGACAAATTATTGTAGACCATATGGATGAAGCGTCTAAAAAAGTATTAGCTTCTTTCCTAGAGGAGCTGAATCCAGAGCTGTGGATGCGCAGTGAGGAGCAATTACGTCAAGACTTATTTGTATAA
- a CDS encoding PBP1A family penicillin-binding protein, whose product MKRKSYQRKQKRIKRTRKTLTLFVAFASAIVVAFIALRVYVQVAGAPPLTVPKASIFLDENENQIGDHFTNERRYWVSLDEMSPYLVKAAVAVEDKDFYKHSGFDFSRIAGALLVDIKAGSKVQGASTITQQYARNLYLSHEKSWTRKANEALYAYRLEVFYNKDEILEGYLNTVYYGHGMYGVEAASRYYYGKSAKDLTLAEASMLAGVPKGPSIYSPIANLEKATNRQHVILKLMADQGAITQEEKTRAQEEQLVLKNDMWVAAKSVAPYFLDVAWQEASEILKAKNLDISEGGWTIQTTLNLGHQKAAEEAVAKNMPANDLQTGFVSMQSKTGAVTALVGGKDYAASSFNRVTQAKRQPGSTIKPVLYAAALENGYTPLTFLDVGQTTFTIDNGRSTYSPKNVNGEFADHDMTMAQAIAISDNIYAVKTLEDIGFKAFHNIADRFGVNIGSKDNLSLALGTMETTLYDMTNAYNILASQGQKTVPTTIISIKNANGEVIYDNKNVEKQNETVLSKENTYILTEMMTGIFDPVFSDYSPATGISIRSRMTHTYAAKSGSTNSDQWLIGFTPNLTAGVWNGYDQGKNLTSKEDSAATKQIWIDFMESVNKGTKNEDFTKPKGVKGVVIDIETGKLATDACPKQRLVYLETKDVPSEKCTNFDILDSNTWGEFWNMLPFFNNKQ is encoded by the coding sequence ATGAAAAGAAAAAGCTATCAACGTAAGCAAAAGCGTATAAAGCGTACACGCAAAACGCTTACACTTTTTGTCGCCTTTGCATCTGCAATAGTAGTAGCATTTATTGCACTACGCGTCTATGTTCAAGTGGCTGGTGCACCGCCTTTAACTGTACCAAAAGCCTCTATTTTCTTAGATGAAAACGAGAACCAAATTGGAGACCATTTTACAAATGAACGTCGCTATTGGGTAAGTCTTGATGAGATGTCACCCTATTTAGTAAAAGCAGCCGTCGCTGTAGAAGATAAAGATTTCTACAAACATAGCGGTTTTGACTTTTCTCGTATTGCCGGTGCGTTATTAGTTGATATTAAGGCTGGTAGTAAGGTGCAAGGTGCAAGTACGATCACCCAACAATATGCTCGAAATTTATATTTATCCCATGAAAAATCATGGACTCGAAAAGCAAACGAGGCATTGTATGCTTATAGATTAGAAGTTTTTTATAATAAAGACGAAATATTAGAAGGTTATTTGAACACGGTTTACTACGGACATGGTATGTATGGCGTAGAAGCTGCAAGTCGCTATTATTACGGAAAATCAGCAAAAGACTTGACGTTAGCGGAGGCATCCATGCTGGCAGGTGTACCGAAAGGACCAAGTATTTACTCACCCATTGCCAATCTTGAAAAGGCAACAAATCGCCAGCACGTCATTTTAAAACTGATGGCAGATCAAGGCGCGATAACACAAGAAGAGAAAACGCGTGCACAAGAAGAGCAACTTGTCTTAAAGAATGATATGTGGGTTGCCGCTAAATCCGTGGCACCTTATTTCTTAGATGTAGCTTGGCAAGAAGCAAGTGAAATTTTAAAAGCAAAAAATCTGGATATTAGCGAAGGCGGTTGGACCATTCAAACAACGCTTAACCTAGGTCATCAAAAAGCAGCAGAAGAAGCTGTAGCTAAAAATATGCCAGCTAATGATTTGCAAACAGGATTTGTCAGTATGCAATCGAAAACAGGAGCTGTTACAGCGCTTGTTGGAGGGAAAGATTATGCAGCAAGCTCTTTTAACCGTGTGACACAAGCGAAACGTCAACCAGGGTCAACAATTAAGCCTGTTTTATATGCCGCAGCGTTAGAAAATGGTTATACGCCTTTAACGTTTTTAGATGTCGGACAAACTACGTTCACTATTGATAATGGACGCAGCACTTACTCTCCTAAAAACGTCAACGGTGAATTCGCAGACCATGACATGACAATGGCTCAGGCAATTGCAATTTCTGATAATATTTATGCAGTTAAAACGTTAGAGGATATAGGATTTAAGGCATTTCATAATATAGCAGACCGTTTTGGCGTAAATATAGGCTCTAAAGACAATCTATCACTTGCTCTTGGAACGATGGAAACGACACTGTACGATATGACCAACGCTTATAATATTTTAGCGTCACAAGGACAAAAAACCGTGCCGACAACGATTATCTCCATTAAAAATGCCAATGGAGAAGTTATTTACGATAATAAAAACGTTGAAAAACAAAATGAAACGGTGCTGTCAAAAGAAAATACCTATATACTAACAGAAATGATGACTGGTATTTTCGATCCTGTATTTAGTGATTATTCACCTGCTACAGGGATTAGTATTCGTTCACGTATGACCCATACGTATGCCGCAAAATCTGGTTCTACCAATAGTGATCAGTGGCTGATCGGCTTTACACCAAATTTAACAGCGGGTGTTTGGAACGGCTACGACCAAGGTAAAAACCTTACTTCGAAAGAAGATTCAGCTGCAACAAAGCAAATTTGGATCGACTTTATGGAAAGCGTCAATAAAGGGACTAAAAACGAAGATTTCACAAAACCAAAAGGCGTTAAAGGAGTAGTAATTGATATTGAAACAGGAAAGCTTGCAACAGATGCCTGCCCTAAACAACGTCTTGTATATTTAGAAACGAAAGATGTACCTAGTGAAAAATGTACAAACTTTGATATTCTGGATAGCAATACGTGGGGAGAATTTTGGAATATGCTACCGTTCTTCAATAATAAACAATAA
- the speB gene encoding agmatinase codes for MRFDEAYSGNVFIKSHPTYEDAQAVIYGMPMDWTVSYRPGSRFGPQRIREVSIGLEEYSPYLDRELEEVKYFDAGDIPLPFGNAQRSLDEIEKFIVKLLEDGKIPVGMGGEHLVSWPVMKAVSAKYDDLAIIHFDAHTDLRVEYEGEPLSHSTPIRKIAEHIGPKNVYSFGIRSGMKEEFEWAKENGMHISKFEVLEPLKEVLPTLAGRNVYVTIDIDVLDPAHAPGTGTVDCGGITSKELLASIHAIAASGVNVVGFDLVEVAPIYDTSEMTANTASKLLREMILGWVK; via the coding sequence ATGAGATTTGATGAAGCTTATTCAGGAAATGTTTTTATAAAAAGTCATCCTACTTATGAGGATGCGCAGGCAGTTATTTACGGCATGCCGATGGACTGGACAGTAAGTTACCGTCCAGGGTCACGTTTTGGTCCACAACGTATTCGTGAAGTGTCGATTGGCCTAGAAGAGTATAGCCCATATTTAGATCGCGAATTAGAAGAGGTCAAGTATTTTGATGCTGGGGATATTCCATTACCATTCGGCAATGCCCAACGTTCTTTAGATGAAATTGAGAAATTCATTGTGAAGTTATTAGAAGATGGCAAAATTCCTGTCGGTATGGGCGGCGAGCATTTAGTGTCTTGGCCTGTAATGAAGGCAGTGTCTGCAAAGTACGATGACTTAGCCATTATTCATTTTGATGCACATACAGATTTACGTGTGGAATATGAAGGGGAGCCACTTTCCCATTCAACACCGATTCGTAAAATTGCTGAGCATATTGGACCGAAAAATGTCTATTCATTTGGTATTCGTTCAGGTATGAAGGAAGAATTTGAATGGGCGAAAGAAAACGGTATGCACATTTCAAAATTTGAAGTGTTAGAACCGTTAAAAGAAGTGTTACCAACATTAGCAGGCCGCAATGTATACGTGACAATTGATATCGACGTACTAGATCCAGCGCATGCACCTGGTACAGGTACTGTAGATTGTGGGGGCATTACGTCGAAAGAGTTATTAGCTTCTATTCATGCAATTGCTGCAAGTGGCGTCAATGTAGTAGGCTTTGACTTAGTTGAAGTAGCACCAATCTATGACACATCAGAAATGACAGCCAATACGGCAAGTAAATTATTAAGAGAAATGATTTTAGGCTGGGTAAAATAA
- a CDS encoding MerR family transcriptional regulator, which translates to MYSIGEFSKICDIPVKTIRYYSDIGLLKPSYIDPVTNYRYYDYDKIQIMKKIMLLKSCQFSLTTVKEFINSTEQVQLKSILAYKIDELEGKKEQISEQIEELKRLNMQIEKEISIIPGPFLSDCFIENREETLVYTIREKIKVQFIDELVKNLFNRVYAFNLVITGKLMAIFHEREFSQKEADIELLLPVEHMNKIEGFRTLSSGIYACITVKGPYSELNEGYKKLNSWIFEQNLTQIGKEIEIYEEGLVPVNFNSRDIKPDLNRHPSEFVTKICIPVIKK; encoded by the coding sequence GTGTATTCTATAGGTGAATTTTCAAAAATATGTGATATTCCAGTTAAAACAATACGTTATTATAGTGACATTGGATTACTAAAACCTTCTTACATAGATCCTGTAACAAACTATCGGTATTATGACTATGACAAAATTCAAATCATGAAAAAAATTATGCTTTTAAAGAGTTGTCAATTTTCTTTAACTACAGTTAAGGAATTTATTAACAGCACTGAACAAGTACAACTAAAAAGTATATTAGCATATAAAATTGATGAACTTGAGGGAAAAAAAGAACAAATCTCCGAACAAATAGAAGAATTGAAACGATTAAACATGCAAATAGAGAAAGAAATTTCTATAATCCCAGGGCCTTTTTTATCCGATTGCTTTATTGAAAACCGAGAGGAGACCCTAGTGTATACGATTCGTGAGAAAATAAAGGTCCAATTTATTGATGAATTGGTTAAAAATTTATTTAATCGAGTTTACGCTTTTAATCTCGTGATTACAGGGAAATTAATGGCTATCTTTCATGAAAGAGAATTTAGTCAAAAAGAGGCTGATATAGAGCTGCTTCTTCCAGTAGAACATATGAACAAAATAGAGGGCTTTAGGACTTTATCCAGCGGGATATACGCATGTATTACTGTTAAAGGCCCCTATTCGGAGTTGAATGAAGGCTATAAAAAATTGAATAGTTGGATCTTCGAACAAAATCTAACTCAGATAGGGAAAGAGATTGAAATTTATGAAGAAGGTCTTGTACCTGTCAATTTTAATAGTAGAGATATAAAACCAGATTTAAACAGACATCCATCAGAGTTTGTTACTAAAATTTGTATACCAGTAATTAAGAAATAA